In a single window of the Tigriopus californicus strain San Diego chromosome 2, Tcal_SD_v2.1, whole genome shotgun sequence genome:
- the LOC131892414 gene encoding uncharacterized protein LOC131892414, with the protein MTKFSQRLKTLEAIGRSSIHQSLVTPASHVAMARARASALQDPREAMDLVRTLVQTNMTREIKAVMSKYAEAFFRPAFKNALANLGEDRVPPNLVEEVCAQALRSASETLFATQTMEASETHQSAGLKRPSAECGGLRPLGSPVKKKKKNSKRHEHLHDRNSKPNTDLILVSKTGKPVRREGPKWESHRLSPNSLFILGSKANKALGFGQTRGRLYIKHPEYFKYSGDQEDKEWLAKNQLMTTTGGKAYLMVLEDILELAQSPDYASHPRQQPNELIGFTVPEFMLAKMKCFIDHLKTDHSIPDESLLKYADQQFALWEEARKGLTGLSSNSSSAALAIKFEPEGPKVSNKSNGMLLSNASSTNNLELDTDEEQKVQVQEILNEIKKEEAAVAAASVSDSVATASSSGGAEDVDLGFLHGMNLNHLVREFELDASGSAAEHLSGLLSLAADDVSGEEVFPDLVHEPDDLGPNADKVNKSNSDSENSAKFAGEHREVNTSGTTVNGGSVASNTTLEALDSLQFP; encoded by the exons ATGACCAAGTTCAGTCAACGACTCAAGACTTTAGAGGCCATTGGGCGGAGCTCCATTCACCAGAGTCTGGTCACGCCCGCCTCGCACGTGGCCATGGCTCGAGCTCGAGCCTCGGCCTTGCAAGATCCCCGGGAAGCCATGGATCTGGTCCGGACTTTGGTGCAAACTAATATGACACGTGAGATCAAAGCCGTGATGAGCAAATATGCCGAGGCATTTTTCCGACCCGCATTTAAGAATGCCTTGGCCAATTTGGGCGAGGATCGCGTCCCGCCCAACTTGGTGGAGGAGGTGTGTGCTCAAGCCTTGCGCTCGGCATCGGAGACGCTCTTTGCCACCCAAACAATGGAGGCTAGTGAAACTCATCAAAGTGCGGGCTTGAAAAGGCCGAGTGCGGAATGCGGCGGCCTTCGACCTTTGGGATCGCCcgtcaagaagaagaagaaaaatagtaAACGCCACGAGCACTTACATGACCGGAATTCGAAACCGAATACGGATCTCATTCTCGTGTCAAAGACGGGCAAACCCGTGAGAAGGGAAGGACCCAAATGGGAGTCCCATCGACTCTCACCAAACTCgttgttcattttgggttCCAAAGCGAATAAGGCCTTGGGATTCGGACAAACCCGGGGCCGTCTGTATATCAAACATCCCGAGTATTTTAA GTATTCTGGCGATCAGGAGGATAAGGAATGGTTAGCCAAGAACCAATTGATGACCACCACTGGCGGCAAAGCTTACTTGATGGTCTTGGAAGACATCTTGGAACTAGCACAATCTCCCGATTACGCGTCTCATCCCCGACAACAACCGAACGAGCTCATCGGTTTCACAGTCCCCGAATTCATGTTGGCCAAGATGAAGTGCTTCATCGATCATCTGAAAACCGACCACTCCATTCCCGACGAGTCTCTGCTCAAGTACGCGGACCAGCAATTCGCTCTATGGGAAGAAGCTCGGAAGGGTCTCACGGGATTGTCTTCCAACTCGTCCTCGGCCGCTCTCGCCATCAAATTCGAACCCGAGGGCCCCAAAGTGTCCAACAAGAGTAACGGGATGCTTCTCTCGAACGCCTCCTCGACCAACAACTTGGAACTCGATACGGATGAGGAGCAGAAAGTTCAGGTCCAAGAGATCCtcaacgagatcaagaaagaGGAAGCTGCCGTGGCCGCAGCTTCGGTCAGCGATTCGGTCGCCACGGCCTCGAGCTCCGGGGGGGCCGAAGATGTGGATTTGGGCTTTTTGCACGGCATGAACTTGAATCACTTGGTCCGGGAATTTGAACTAGATGCCTCGGGAAGTGCGGCTGAACACTTGTCGGGTCTGTTGTCTTTGGCTGCCGATGACGTGAGTGGCGAGGAGGTCTTTCCGGATTTAGTGCATGAACCCGACGATCTGGGGCCGAATGCGGACAAGGTCAACAAGTCGAATTCGGACAGCGAGAATTCTGCTAAATTTGCAGGTGAACACCGCGAGGTAAATACATCTGGCACTACGGTGAATGGCGGGTCAGTGGCCTCGAATACCACCCTTGAAGCTTTGGACAGCCTTCAGTTTCCTTGA
- the LOC131892504 gene encoding golgin subfamily A member 7-like: MSSAGGGMGSRGVVTTQPGASANPTVINFNNCKKIFVQRDYSEGCGVRFLTRFPSELEGRIDQQQFEFTVNMMNNMYAEAEKANCSTFCEGCMACVTAYVIYFCSETHYEKCLRKVARFVVEQNEEVWTKRGLLITDPIERGLRVIEISLLTEPATSPVGTNQA; this comes from the coding sequence ATGTCGTCGGCGGGGGGTGGAATGGGTTCGAGGGGCGTGGTCACCACCCAACCTGGTGCTTCGGCCAATCCCACTGTGATTAACTTCAATAATTGCAAGAAGATCTTTGTTCAACGCGACTATTCTGAAGGTTGTGGCGTGCGATTTTTGACCCGCTTTCCCTCTGAGCTCGAGGGCCGCATTGATCAGCAACAATTCGAGTTCACGGTCAACATGATGAACAATATGTATGCCGAGGCCGAGAAGGCCAattgctcgaccttttgcgaAGGCTGCATGGCCTGTGTGACCGCCTACGTGATCTATTTCTGCTCGGAAACCCATTACGAAAAGTGTCTGCGGAAAGTGGCGCGATTTGTGGTCGAGCAGAACGAGGAAGTCTGGACCAAACGCGGTTTGCTCATCACGGATCCCATTGAGCGCGGCTTGCGCGTGATCGAAATCAGTCTTCTCACCGAACCCGCCACCTCACCCGTGGGGACCAATCAAGCTTAA
- the LOC131892395 gene encoding inositol polyphosphate 5-phosphatase OCRL-like, translating into MTTADQMRIVEAKLARLLGSGPELGLKGQVLAEGGLIQGWVQSRRLVVVVGVSSGQYALVIFTSQTFPVGRVEDLAIDDVIPVDKELKCEIESGDAVLVNIKSGSSTKIMLEMLPGYHTQNFVAEIYRLTDLMRQDRKVAASSPSSETWLNQLRAAKTTDEALSRDLAQRMRVGEGRDTPTLDASPIPQPRSGSGRNTALVDLDADDDSPNTSLNRQEIALGGAAPIAARESVVKYQMALKEEQFTHKQTFTVFCGTWNVNGQSPISQVKAWLAVDEDPPDIYAIGFQELDLSKEAFVFNESIKEDEWQAIVFASLHPQAKYKRVKLVRLVGMMLIVFAKSTHMEHIHEITSETVGTGIMGKLGNKGGVAVRFEFHNTSICFVNSHLAAHVSEFERRNQDYHDICARMVFQNFVPTKSIKDHDQIFWLGDLNYRITDLDTATVKELLQENNIPDLLLSDQFLQQRKQRRVFTGYKEGDITFIPTYKFDPGTDMWDTSEKARAPAWTDRILWRGDYIEQIAYRSHMELKVSDHKPVSAVFKAGVKVIDPVKYRKIYEDVMKKLDRLENEFLPQVTVENTEIIFDGKVQFLETYTKTLTVANTGQVPVQYEFIKKLNDTSICKAWLTVEPSTGFIMPGEKSDIALELHVDKTTAGPLNAGADQMYDILVLHLVGGKDIFITVSGEYQKSCFGASINALCQMTVPISELSVGALMDLEKPPCTGSAISIGGEEPYPVPKELWFLCDLITSLGLDQEQLFLQPGLRKEILAIRDWLDTGLPVDKPDVSIHSAAETLLLFLESLREPILPFTLYGRCLDVSSNYLQCKQVISQLPQNHKNVFNYMTAFLREVIRHSAQNGIDPKIMATLFAGIFLRDPPGTNFGSGLRAKTNQQLLDHRKARFVHHFLINEPDD; encoded by the exons aTGACCACGGCCGATCAAATGCGAATTGTGGAGGCCAAATTGGCCCGCCTATTGGGTTCGGGTCCGGAATTGGGCCTCAAAGGCCAGGTCCTGGCCGAAGGGGGCTTGATTCAAGGCTGGGTCCAATCCCGACGCCTGGTCGTGGTGGTGGGCGTGAGCTCGGGTCAATACGCTTTGGTTATCTTCACGTCGCAGACGTTCCCCGTGGGTCGGGTCGAGGATTTGGCCATTGACGATGTCATCCCCGTGGACAAAGAGCTCAA ATGCGAGATTGAGAGCGGCGATGCCGTGTTGGTCAACATCAAATCTGGCTCGTCCACCAAGATCATGTTGGAGATGTTACCGGGTTACCATACGCAGAATTTTGTGGCCGAGATTTACCGCCTGACCGATCTGATGCGGCAGGATCGTAAAGTTGCTGCGTCCTCGCCTTCATCGGAGACCTGGTTGAACCAATTACGCGCGGCTAAAACGACGG ATGAAGCCCTCTCTCGTGATTTGGCCCAACGGATGAGGGTAGGCGAGGGGCGTGACACTCCCACCCTCGATGCATCCCCCATTCCGCAGCCTCGCTCCGGATCTGGCCGCAATACGGCCTTGGTGGACCTCGATGCTGACGATGATAGTCCGAATACGTCGCTCAATCGACAAGAGATCGCTTTGGGCGGGGCTGCCCCCATTGCCGCCCGTGAATCTGTGGTCAAATACCAAATGGCCTTGAAGGAGGAACAGTTCACCCACAAGCAGACCTTCACCGTGTTTTGCGGCACGTGGAACGTCAACGGTCAATCGCCCATCTCCCAAGTCAAAGCGTGGCTAGCCGTGGATGAAGACCCGCCGGACATTTACGCCATCGGCTTCCAGGAGCTGGATTTAAGTAAGGAGGCGTTCGTGTTTAATGAGTCAATCAAAGAGGATGAGTGGCAGGCCATCGTGTTCGCCTCGCTCCATCCGCAAGCCAAATATAAACGGGTCAAATTGGTACGATTGGTCGGGATGATGCTCATCGTGTTCGCCAAGAGCACCCACATGGAGCACATCCACGAGATCACCTCCGAGACAGTAGGAACTGGCATCATGGGCAAGTTGGGCAACAAAGGGGGTGTGGCTGTGCGGTTCGAGTTTCACAACACGAGCATATGCTTCGTGAACTCGCACTTAGCCGCCCATGTGTCCGAATTCGAGCGCCGCAATCAGGACTACCATGACATTTGCGCCCGCATGGTGTTCCAGAATTTTGTTCCCACCAAGTCCATCAAGGACCACGACCAGATCTTCTGGTTGGGCGATCTCAACTATCGGATCACCGATCTGGACACGGCCACCGTCAAGGAGCTCCTCCAAGAGAACAACATTCCAGACCTTTTGCTCAGTGACCAGTTTCTGCAGCAAAGGAAGCAGCGGCGCGTTTTCACGGGTTACAAAGAGGGCGACATCACGTTCATCCCCACGTACAAGTTCGATCCCGGGACCGACATGTGGGACACCAGCGAGAAAGCCCGTGCTCCAGCTTGGACGGACCGCATCCTGTGGCGAGGCGATTACATTGAGCAGATCGCTTATCGGAGTCACATGGAGCTCAAGGTCAGCGACCACAAGCCCGTGTCCGCCGTTTTCAAGGCGGGTGTCAAGGTCATCGATCCGGTCAAGTACCGCAAGATCTACGAGGATGTCATGAAAAAGCTGGACCGGCTCGAGAACGAATTCCTGCCCCAAGTGACCGTCGAGAACACCGAGATCATCTTCGACGGAAAGGTCCAGTTCTTGGAGACCTACACCAAAACCTTGACAGTGGCCAACACGGGCCAAGTACCCGTGCAGTATGAGTTCATCAAAAAGTTGAACGACACTAGTATTTGTAAAGCTTGGTTGACCGTGGAGCCGAGCACGGGCTTCATTATGCCGGGCGAGAAGAGCGATATCGCTCTGGAGCTCCACGTGGACAAAACGACGGCGGGCCCGCTCAATGCGGGTGCTGATCAAATGTACGACATCCTGGTGCTTCATCTTGTGGGTGGGAAGGACATCTTTATCACCGTCAGTGGAGAGTACCAGAAGAGCTGTTTCGGTGCCTCAATTAATGCCCTCTGTCAGATGACCGTGCCCATTTCTGAGCTTTCCGTAGGAGCTCTTATGGATCTCGAGAAACCCCCTTGCACAGGATCGGCCATCTCCATTGGCGGGGAAGAGCCCTACCCGGTCCCTAAAGAATTATGGTTCCTCTGCGACCTGATCACCTCCTTGGGTTTGGATCAGGAACAGCTCTTCCTTCAACCCGGTCTTCGGAAAGAGATCTTGGCCATTCGAGATTGGCTTGATACGGGCTTGCCCGTGGATAAACCCGATGTGTCCATTCATTCGGCGGCTGAAACCCTTCTTTTATTCCTGGAATCGCTCCGCGAACCCATCTTGCCGTTCACTTTGTACGGTCGCTGTTTGGACGTCTCTTCGAATTACTTGCAATGCAAACAAGTCATCTCGCAACTGCCTCAGAATCATAAGAACGTGTTTAATTATATGACAGCCTTCCTTCGAGAGGTCATCCGACATTCGGCCCAAAACGGGATCGACCCAAAGATCATGGCCACTTTATTCGCGGGCATCTTCCTACGAGATCCGCCCGGCACGAATTTCGGGTCGGGTTTGCGTGCCAAAACCAATCAGCAGCTCCTTGACCACCGGAAGGCGCGTTTCGTGCACCATTTCTTGATCAACGAGCCGGATGATTAA
- the LOC131892520 gene encoding alpha-endosulfine-like produces the protein MSSDQSEMPPPEVPMSKEDKASIERQQEEKLRQKYPAVNRPGPPGGVASGAGGGGHSAFLQKRLAKGQKYFDSGDYQMAKQKNRGGLGGAGPAGRLVMPVLAQPSTGDTIPTPELVPARKTSIIQPLHDHSQSMHLASDPAHTMTAESGRPMPNPAVPKLTS, from the coding sequence ATGTCCTCCGACCAATCCGAGATGCCTCCACCCGAGGTGCCCATGTCCAAAGAAGACAAGGCCAGTATCGAGCGTCAGCAAGAGGAGAAACTACGACAGAAGTACCCGGCCGTCAATCGGCCCGGCCCACCCGGAGGCGTGGCCTCGGGTGCAGGTGGCGGCGGCCACTCTGCTTTCCTCCAGAAGCGTCTGGCCAAGGGTCAAAAGTACTTCGACTCCGGCGACTATCAGATGGCCAAACAAAAGAACCGCGGCGGTTTGGGCGGCGCAGGTCCGGCTGGCCGCTTGGTCATGCCCGTGTTGGCCCAACCCTCCACGGGCGATACCATCCCTACTCCGGAATTGGTGCCGGCCCGCAAGACCTCGATCATTCAACCCCTCCATGACCACTCTCAGTCCATGCACTTGGCCTCCGACCCGGCCCACACCATGACGGCCGAATCCGGCCGGCCCATGCCCAATCCGGCCGTGCCTAAACTCACTTCGTGA
- the LOC131892447 gene encoding proteasome subunit alpha type-7-like encodes MASGYDRAITVFSPDGHLFQVEYAQEAVKKGSTAVGVRGNDVVVLGVEKKAVAKLQEERTVQKICLLDDHVMLAFAGLTADARILINQGRVECQSHKLTVEDPVTLEYITRHVAGVKQKYTQSSGRRPFGISCLLTGFDYDGTPHLYQTDPAGIYSEWKANAIGRSAKTVREFLEKNYNAEVATKEDDTIKLAIKALLEVVQQGGKNLEVAVMRRGRKMEMLSVGTIDEHVKVIEKEKEEEAAKQKRERGSGAAAQDS; translated from the exons ATGGCTTCCGGCTACGATCGCGCTATCACGGTTTTTTCGCCTGACGGCCATTTATTCCAA GTTGAGTATGCGCAAGAAGCCGTCAAAAAAGGTTCCACGGCTGTGGGTGTTCGTGGCAATGATGTGGTGGTGTTGGGCGTGGAGAAGAAGGCCGTGGCCAAGTTGCAGGAAGAGCGGACGGTTCAGAAGATTTGCCTCTTGGACGATCACGTCATGTTGGCTTTTGCGGGTTTGACGGCCGATGCGCGGATTTTGATCAATCAAGGCCGAGTGGAATGCCAGTCCCATAAACTGACGGTCGAGGATCCCGTCACCCTTGAGTACATCACCCGTCACGTGGCCG GTGTCAAACAGAAGTACACGCAATCTTCGGGTCGTCGGCCTTTTGGCATCTCTTGTTTGCTGACCGGGTTCGATTATGACGGCACGCCTCATTTGTATCAAACCGATCCGGCCGGCATCTACTCGGAATGGAAGGCCAACGCCATTGGCCGGAGCGCCAAAACCGTACGAGAGTTCCTGGAGAAGAACTACAATGCGGAAGTGGCCACCAAGGAAGACGACACCATCAAGTTGGCCATCAAGGCCTTGTTGGAGGTGGTGCAACAAGGCGGCAAGAACCTGGAAGTGGCCGTGATGCGGCGAGGTCGCAAGATGGAAATGCTGTCAGTCGGCACCATCGACGAGCACGTCAAGGTCatcgaaaaggaaaaagaggaggaagcGGCCAAGCAAAAGCGAGAACGCGGATCTGGCGCTGCGGCTCAAGATTCGTAG